The DNA sequence CCGGCCCCGATCCGCAAGTCCCAACGGAGCAATTGTTCGAGCGATTCCGCAAGACCAATCAGAGCAGCCAGTCCATCGGGTTGGGCCTTGCCATCGTCCAGAAAATCTGCCAAATGTACAACTGGGGAATCTCCTACCATTTTTCAGGAGGCTTACACCGCATTTCTTGTCGGTTCTGATCAGGGCATAGAACCAGCAGTAAGGGGAGGGAAAATCCGTGCAAATCCATGCGCGATTTCGTATATTCGGGTTGATCCGATGATCCGAATGATGATCGGTATTCCAACCTTACCTCCAAAACCATGCAGAAGAACGAATCAGGCAGACGTGGGTTTTTACGAAAGCTCGGGATCTCCGCCGTCGGAATTGCCAGCACTGGGAAAGCCCTTGCCAGCGAACGCCCCACCTCATTTCAACTCATGAAACGCACACGGCCCCAAGCCCCTCAAGACACCATTCGGATAGGATTGATCGGAGCGGGCATTATGGGGCGGGAAAACACCAAAACCGCGCTAAAGCACGAAGGCATCGAGTTGGTGGCAGTGTGCGATCTCTACGAAGGTCGTCGCTCCGAAGCTCAGGAGATGTGGGGGGACCACCTCTTCCTCACCGACGATCACACCGAACTACTCAAGCGCAAGGATGTCGATGCGGTCATCATTGCCACCCCTGATCATTGGCACAAGCAAATCTCCATCGACGCCCTTCAAGCAGGGAAACATGTCTACTGCGAAAAACCCATGGTCCATTCTGTAGCGGAAGGCCAAGAACTAATCGATGCCTGGAAAAAATCCGGGATGATCTTTCAGGTCGGCAGTCAGGGCATGTCCTCACTCGGCAATGAGATGGCCCGCCAACTACTAGCAGATGGCGCGATCGGCACCTTGAACTATGCAGAAGGATTCTGGGCACGCCATTCACCTTGGGGAGCTTGGCAGTACAACATTCCCGAAGATGCTTCGACCGATACCGTCAATTGGGACCGATTCGTCAGCAATACCCAAGATCGCCCCTTCGATGCGATGCGGTTCTTCCGATGGAGAAACTACACGGATTACGGCACAGGCATGTCTGGAGACCTATTTGTCCATCTTTTTTCCAGCCTCCACTTCATCACCCAATCCAAGGGCCCCAATCAGATCTGCGCCATGGGAGGCCTACGCTACTGGCAGGACGGCCGGGAAGTGCCGGACGTGATGCTCGGGACCTTTCAATATCCAGAGACGGACCAGCACCCGGGCTTCAATCTGTCCCTGAGGTGTAATTTCGTAGATGGCACGAGCGGTTCCACCTACCTCAAGCTCGTCGGGAGCAAGGGGTCTATGGATGTCAAATGGGAAGAGGTCGTCCTGAAGCGCAATCAGGCATTCCATAGCAATGATCCGTTCATGGAAGCCCAAAAGGCCGAATCCGATGCCTCCAACCCTGATCGCAAGCGCATGCTTCCGCCTGAGGAAATCGTCTACCGGGCAGAAAAAGGCTATCTAGGCGCCCACTACGATCACTTCGGCAACTTCTTCCATGCCATCCGAACGGGAGGCTCCGTGGAGGAAGATCCCGTTTTTGGTTTTCGAGCAGCGGCTCCTGCATTGCTTTGCAATGATTCCTACCACCAAAACACGTTTATCAATTGGGACCCCGACAAAATGGCCATTGTCCCTCGGGAGAAATAAAGACGATTCACATGAAATTCATCCAACTATATCTGGTCGCAGCATGTGCCTTGAGCCTGACCCTCAATGCCTGCACCACACCGCCACAGCAATCGCAGCAAACAGAAGCCAGCGATGTGCCTGAATGGATTACACTCTTTGACGGGACCTCTCTGGAAGGGTGGAGAGGCTTCAACCAAGATACCCTGCCCGCCAATTGGATCATCGAGGACGGAACCCTCAAGGCACTTGGTACGGGTGGAGACATTGGAGGGGACATCGTCTATGGGGCCCAGGAATTTGAGCATTTCGATCTGAAGCTGGAATGGAAAATCAGCGAAGGCGGCAACAGCGGAATCTTCTATCACATTCACGAGGGCGAGAACTACCGCGCTCCATACGAAAATGCCCCGGAGTACCAAGTACTGGACGATATCGGGTTTCCTCAACCGCTGGAAGATTGGCAGAAGGTGGGCGCAGACTACGCCATGTATCCTGCCGACACTACGACCAAGCAAGTCAAACCCGCCGGGGAGTGGAATACCGCGAGAATTCGCTACACAGTAGACAAGGTCACATACTGGCTCAATGATGCTATCGTAGTCGAGTTTGAACCCGGCTCTGAAGATTGGACTCAACGGAGAAATTCAGGGAAATGGGACCAATATCCCGACTATGCCAAGTATCCCAAGGGACTCATCGGGTTTCAGGATCATGGTGACGAGGTCTGGTACCGCAATATCCAGATCATGCCTTTGTAGCGGCTCGTGATTTCGGGTCCGTACCTACAGGTCATTTCCCCCCCGGAAATGGCCTGTTCTGTTTGATGGAGGGTCAAGTACACAATGATGGCCGCCTCCAAGCCCAAGACCGGATTTAGCAAGATTGACCGAGCCGTTTCGTCGAGTGAATTGCCCTGCTCATCGAGGGTTTACTACCAAAATCGTGGTAATCATTACCCCTACCAATTTCCTTCAGATTTCCTTCCAAATTGCTTCAAGAAGACTGCTTAATTTTAAAGCTGTGTTCATGCAAATATGCAGTCACCAAGCTAGAACAAGCCAATTTGCCCAAATAGATCATGAGGAACGCCCATACCCTACTACTTAGTTTCCTGCTCCTGATAGCAGGATTTGACGGATTCGCCCAAACCAACGGACCTGCCCCCGGAGAGAATCGCTCCACCTCCATCGCTGGCCAAGTCGTGGATGCCAGTACCGACAATCCCCTAGAATTGGCAACCGTCACGATCCTGCATTCGGAAACCCAAAAACCTGTCGCCGGAGGACTCACCCAAGCAGATGGCCGCTTTGCCATCGACGTCCAGCCCGGGACTTGGAACGTGCGGATCGAGTTCATCTCATTCGAAGCACAGACCATGACCGATATTTCGGTCGAACGGGGAGAACAAGTGGACCTTGGCAAGATTTCCCTCAAGGCAGGATCGGTGACTTTGGACGAAGTAGAAGTGACCGCCCAGAAAAGCCAAGTGATCATGGCCCTCGACAAGAAGGTATTCAATGTCGGGCAAGATATGACCGTCATGGGAGGAACCGCTTCCGATATCTTGGACAACATCCCCTCTGTGACGGTGGATATTGACGGAAATGTCGCGCTGCGGGGAAGTCAGAATGTCCGGATCTTGATCGACGGAAAACCCAGTGGATTGGCGGGAATCAGCTCTACCGAGGCACTCAGACAGCTTCAAGGCAATATGATCGAGCGAATCGAGGTCGTGACCAACCCTTCTGCCCGATACGACGCCGAGGGCCTCTCGGGGATCATCAACATCGTCCTCAAAAAAGAAAAACGCAAAGGCCTTAACGGTTCATTTGATGTCAATACAGGAGTTCCCCACAACCACGGGGCTGCCGTCAACATGAACTTCCGCAGAAAGAAGATCAACCTGTTTGCCACCACGGGATTCCGGTACCGTCGTCGTCCAGGCTACAACAATGATTATCAGATCTTCACGCTGCCTGATACGTCATACATCACCGATCGCAAGCGAGATTTCAATCGGGGAGGCTATTCCGGCAACCTGAGATTCGGAGCGGATTGGTACCTCAACGACAAGAACGTCATCACCACGAGCTTCCTGTATCGCTATGGCAAGGATGACAACCACACCATCACCCGCTACCGAGACATGACGATCAATGAGGATTTGATCCAGTTGATCCTCCGGACGGATGATGAATTGGAAACCGAGCAGACGCTTGAGTACGCATTGAATTACAAGAAGACCTTCGATCAGGAGGGCCGGACTTGGACCATCGATGTCCAATACCAACAGAATACCGAGACCGAGGGATCTGATTTTCAGGAAGGCGAAGGAGACGATCAGGACAATTTCTTCGAAAACGCTCCGATGTTGTTCCAACGCTCCAACAACTCCGAATCCGAAAACCGCTTGCTCATCCAGTCGGATTACATTCACCCGATTGGCAAAGCTGGAAAATTCGAAATCGGAACCCGCAATACGCTCCGCAACATTCAAAACAACTATCTGGTCGAGCAAGATCCAGATGGACTGGGAAATTGGGAATCCCTGTTGGCATTGAGCAATGACTTCTCCTATCAGGAAAACATCTTCGCAGCATACGCCATCTATGGCAACAAACTAAAACGCTTTTCCTACCAGTTTGGGTTGCGTACAGAATTGTCCGACATCGTCACCGAACTCAAAGACACCGAGGAAGTCAATGCCCGTACCTATGCCAACCTCTTTCCAAGCGGATTCCTGAATTACGAATTTGGGGGGATGAACACCGTCCAATTGAGCTATAGCCGTCGCCTGAGACGTCCGGGATTCTGGGAACTCAACCCTTTCCTGACCTTCAGCGATGCCCGGAATATTTTCGCGGGTAATCCCAACCTCGATCCTGAGTTCACACATTCCACGGAAGTCTCCCACATGAAATACTGGGACAACTTCAATATCAGCTCTGCGCTCTACTGGCGCCATACACAGGGGGTGATCTCCCGATTGATCGAGACGGACCAGAACGGAATCTCTTCCTATCGTCCCTACAACCTCGACACGCGCGACGCGTTTGGAGTGGAATTCACCTACTCAGGCGACCTGACCAAATGGTGGAAGCTCAATGGCTCGTTCAACTTCTACCGTTCCATCACACGAGGAGGTGACATCGACCCTGCGTTCCAGAATGATTCCACGACCCTTTCCATCGAAAATGAAGACCTGTTTGCCGATACCTATAGCTGGACCACGCGCCTGAATTCTCGGTTTGTGGTCAGTAAGCAAGTACAGATCCAACTGACCGGTAACTACCGAGCGCCTGAGGAAACCACCCAAGGCCGTCAAAAGGCGCGTTACTTCGTAGATCTGGGAGCCAGTGCGGAAATCCTGAAAAACAAGGCGACCCTGACCCTGAGTGTCCGCGACGTGTTCAATACCCGCGGATACTACTATGTGCGCCAGACGGACCTGATCCAGAGCGAAGGCGTCTACCGCCGTGCAGGTTCTCAATTCCAGCTGGCCTTCAACTATCGCCTCAATCAGAAGAAGAAGCGGGGCCGTCCATCCGGTGGCTACCAAGGCGGCGGTGGAGATATGGGCGGGTTCTAGCAAACGAAAAGACTCAGTAGCATTTGATTTTTTGGTTCCCACCTCTTTGAGCGATCGCTCGAGGAGGTGGGTTTTTCGTTCTTAGCGGTGGAATGACCCGAAAGAGGCATTCGATCTGCAACATTCTTTCATCCGAGGGGTCGGTAGGTGGGAAAAATGAATAGCGGGATTAAATTTCCGCGTGCATATTATTCTCCTAAGGCTGAAGGGTTTTCTGATCGTATCACTACATTTCTTCGTTATGAAAAACCTCCTTCGTACATGTCTCCTGACCCTTGTGGTAGCTTCCACTCCATTTCTCAGTCAGGCTCAAAAGCGCCAGCATGCCATTCATGTAGACATCGGCACCCTCGTCCTGATGTCCAATGCTACCCTGAATTACGAGACCCAAGTGGCGCAATTTCTCGATGGTGCGGTCCAATTCAATGTCCGTACGGGCGTCGGGTGGGCAGTTGCATGGGAAAGCCGATATGTCGGTCCCATCCTAACTGGGGTATTCCTGACTGGCGTCGGAAGCCATCATTTCGAGGTCAACTTGGGGGTTTCCCCTGCCTATGACTACGAATCCGCCCGAATCAATCGCAGCAATGATCCCGGTACGTTTGACTTCATGGATCACGTGGATTGGCTCCCGATCGGCGATGTGGGCTATCGGTATCAGAAGCCCGAAGGGGGATTCATCTTCCGGGCCAAAGGCGGCACCACGGGTGTAGGCGTAGGGATTGGCTGGGCATTTGAGGGATAACTTCACCGCTACTCCAACCTATTTGAGGCTGTTCCAGAGATGGAATGGCCTTGTTTTTTGAAGATGGTTTCCATGAAGGTTTGGGCGTGTCCGGCGTGCTTGGGATCTGGTTTCCCCCACCCAGGTTCGTCGCCGGCACAGGCTGTGCACGGGTTCGCAAGCTCCGTCCTCCGCTGAAGGCTCCGGACTGCTCCCAAGGTCGCACCGTTACCATCCTTCACGCCGCACGTGCCAACCGCACCTCTAGCGGAATAAGGCCAGTCGATCAGTAGTTGTCGTATTTCACCCGGTAGGTAAATCTCACCCGAAGAATGTGCGCATCCCCATTGAAGCTGTCGGTAGTGTTGTTGAAGGAATTCTGGAAAATGTAGTGCACCTCGACCCGAACTGGCCAGTCAAGGATATACCCCAAGCCGATATCGAATCTCCAGCGATCCGCAAATACCTCCTCGACATTCCGATTGCCCTGAAAGGCCTCCATGGACGGTACGCCATATAGCGTCCCCTTTTCCATAAATTCCTTGTTGATGGGAATGGTAGCGCCCAGCTGGTATCTGGACCTAAAGGCGAATTGCCAGTGATCATTCGAAGCAATGGTAAACCGCTCCTCTATCCTGATTTTGGCCGCAAGCTTGATCCGGCGCTTCCGAAGGAGCGGAAATCGCACCCCTTGCCAAGGACGAAACTCAAAAAGATCAGGGTCTGAGAATGTGTAGAAAAAGCCGAATCCGCCATTGAACTTGATCCAGGGAATCCCATTGTACTGGATGGAGGGCCGGACATGAATACGAAACCAATCTTTGAAGATCGGAAGCTGATATCGAATCCCAACATCGTAGTAGAGCTCCCAACGTCGATTGAGGAGATGATAGACCTGAAATTCGGTCCAGTTCTGAAATCGGGAAGGATCTACGGATTGAGTGGTTTGGGCAGAAAGAGGATTTGAAATATGTAGTCCCACCCCTAGCAACACCATGACCATCCAACACCTACCAGCAGGCATTCGAGCAATGACGACCAGAATGAAAGGCAGATCCATACAGCTTGTTTGGCGGATTGGGAATGTTTCCCATGCATGAAAACTTAGTACCACTTGGATAGTTTTCAGCCAATCCAACCAAATCTTACATCAGTCCTAGTGAATGGAGGCTGGGGGTTGGGCATGTCTGACCATCGGTAGGTAGGGCACGCCTTGCTTGATCTGCATGTCTCCATCGGGAAGGAAGCCATTCTTCCGGTAAAAAGATATAGCACCTGTAGAGGAGTTCACCGTGACAGAACGAAAAGAGTAATTGGTGCCCACTTCATCGAAGGCATACTCCATCAGCCTCGCGCCCAATCCATTGCCTTGGACCTTGGGGTGAACAAAGAGGTGAAATAAATGCGTTCGGTCTCTGACTGCCACGACTCCGACGATCTCATCGAACTGCTGAGCGACATAATACGCGTAACCTTCGAGCAGGCAGATGCGAATAGCCGCAGGCGAAATTCCTTGCTCAAACGCTTGAATCCCTCCATCTCCAAAAGCAGGATAGAGGGATTCTTCAGCAGAGAGCCGGATCATCTGGCTGATCTCGGCACAATCAAATTCGTTGGCGGGACGGATACGGATCATGAGGGTTTGAGGTGCTCGATTGCTTCGGCGAGTTCCACAGGATTGCGGGTGCCGATCAAGAGCTTACGTCCGTTTTTGAAGGAAAGTTGGAGGCCCTTATTTCCAGAGACGGAATACGCGAGTCCGTTTGAGCCGACTCTGTAGCCCCAACCTCCATACTCCGCGATGGGTTTATACTCGATGACCTCAGCCAACTCGATATCCTCCCAGCTGTACTCCTTGACCTTGAGCAAGTGAAACGGGAAGAATTGTACCGCGATCCCTTCCTTGGAGATTTCGGTGCGGAGGCTGATCACGGACAGGAACAGGGCCACTAATGCCAATATTCCGCTGGTAGCCAGTTTGCCTTCAATATCTGAGAAGGCGAATAGGATCACGGCAGCGGCCCACATGATCGCAACGACCAAGCCCATGGGCCAGGATTGGAGAAAAGTTTGTTTTTCCTTGTACATCGGGATGATAGATTCGAGGTTTGGAGGATCTTACAAAACCTCCTCTATTTACGCAAATCTCTCTTTAGGGGATACCTGCCTGCATCAATGGCAACAGATCTCGCAATCTTCCAACGTAGGCAATCTTACTGCCCATCAACCAATCCATCGAGCAGGATGTTTAAGGAAAAAATCCCATTCATGCGTATTTGGATCTTCCTATTCCTCTCGTTTCTGGCAGTTTCTGCCCAAGCGCAGTACTTCTCCTCGACCTTTTTCCAACCTGCCTACGGCTGGGCCAATCGGGATTTCCAGTTCGGAACCGATACTGAAAACGGGAACATGGCGCTACTCACGCTTGATCATGTCGGTACCTGGAAGTGGGGCGGGCACTATTTCTTCATCAACTACAGCATCGGGCCTTTCGTGGATTATGATTTCGCGACGGGAGCAAGAAGCAGAGGCGTATCGGATTACCGCATCTACTCCGAGTACTCTCCTTGGTTGAGTTTTCAAGGGCTTTTTGGATGGCATCCCTGGCACAAGGTTTGGCGCGATCTATCTATCGAGGGCTCCATCAATATTGCATATTCGGGGTATCACGCTTGGTTGGGAGGTTTGGGAATGGAATTCAATCTTCCGCAGGGATATTTCCTCAAGGCGATCTTTTACTATAAAAACCAACAACCCATGCGAGATCTTCCGAAGGATGAAGGCTTGCAAATCACCTTGGTTTATGACATCACCCTACTCAAAAAACCGGGGATCAGGCTTCAGGGATTTGCGGACATTCAGCCCAAAATCAATGATTTCTGGGGATTTGATTTTCTGGCGCAGCCTAGATTGTTGCTGGATGTAGGCCAATGGCTCATCCCCAAACAACGCCCTCGGACCTGGGAAATCGGGATTGATTGGTACCTCCACTTCAACGACCAGCTCTCGGTCAGCGTCCCTCAACCCGCCATTCGGTTTACTTGGTAGTCAGCCAATAGATGCTAACGGTGCGGATGGCCTTGCAGCGGCGCAAAGTGCCCGTAAGATTCAGACAGTGGCTCATAGGACGATTGCATGGGATCAGAGAATATCTAGGGCCATCAGGCTTCCTTGTCTCACCTTCCTATCGCCGACCGAACCACCAGCGAGTCTGTAGGATACTCCCGGATCAAGCCCGGGGCAAGCGACCCAGAGAAACCATGTATCAGGCGCAAAATTGAACCTCTTTAGCCGGGATGCGCCCAAATCATCTCAGAACATCTCCAAAATACCAAGCGGCTGACCCCAATCTGGAGCCAGCCGCTTGTATGTTTCGTTTGCTGAAGCTACTATTTCATCTCCTGAATGATCTGGAGTGCTTCATAGACATAAGGGTCTTTGGACAGTCCCTCGTGCCAAGACTCGGTTCTCGCGATGCGTGAGCTGTCGGACTGGACATAATCTGCATCAGCTTGGAGCGTGGCGATATCGAGGTCCTCATGTACTTTGAAGAGATCCTTGAATTGCTCGGCCTGCGCTTGAGTCCGCTTACGTTCTGCGCGGAAGGCTTCCAGTTGCAATGGGAATTCATTGTCGTCCTGACGGCTTTTCAACAATTGTGCATTTTCGAGAATCTGAGAGAACACATCGCTGTCTGCGACACGTGAACGGCTGCTTGTCTGCAATTTTTTGATCAAGCGATCATTCACAGGAGCATTGGCCAATTCAAAGCCTACAGGAGAGATCTCGTCCCAAGGCATAGAGTGCTTTTGGTCCTTTTCGCCCATTTCCACCAAACTGTACTCATCCGGCAAGATCACATCGGATTCGACACCTTTGAGCTGAGTGGTTCCTCCGTTGATTCGGTAGAACTTCTGGGTAGTCAATTTCATGGACCCAAGCGGTTTGAATTCAGCACCTCCACGGATGAAGTTGTCCAAGTTTTCAAAACGCTGTACGGTTCCCTTTCCGAAGGTAGACTGGCTACCGACGATCACACCGCGGTCATAATCCTGAATGGCAGCTGCCATGATTTCGGAGGCGGAAGCAGAGAAGCTATTCACCAAAATCACGAGCGGGCCATCATAAAGTACGGTTCCATCCTTGTCTGAAAGTACCTGAGGCTCTCCTGTGCGGCCTTTGACCTGAACGATCGGTCCTTTTGGGATAAACAATCCAGCCATTTTCACCACTTCCTGCAAGGCACCACCGCCATTGTCTCGAAGGTCGATGATGAGGCCATTCATGCCTTCAGCCTTGAGTTTCTGGATTTCAGTGGCGACGTCTTTGGAGCAGAAACGGCCCGAACGGTCTTGGAAATCCGCGTAGAATTTGGGCAGATCGA is a window from the Pontibacter sp. G13 genome containing:
- a CDS encoding DUF2490 domain-containing protein — encoded protein: MDLPFILVVIARMPAGRCWMVMVLLGVGLHISNPLSAQTTQSVDPSRFQNWTEFQVYHLLNRRWELYYDVGIRYQLPIFKDWFRIHVRPSIQYNGIPWIKFNGGFGFFYTFSDPDLFEFRPWQGVRFPLLRKRRIKLAAKIRIEERFTIASNDHWQFAFRSRYQLGATIPINKEFMEKGTLYGVPSMEAFQGNRNVEEVFADRWRFDIGLGYILDWPVRVEVHYIFQNSFNNTTDSFNGDAHILRVRFTYRVKYDNY
- a CDS encoding TonB-dependent receptor translates to MRNAHTLLLSFLLLIAGFDGFAQTNGPAPGENRSTSIAGQVVDASTDNPLELATVTILHSETQKPVAGGLTQADGRFAIDVQPGTWNVRIEFISFEAQTMTDISVERGEQVDLGKISLKAGSVTLDEVEVTAQKSQVIMALDKKVFNVGQDMTVMGGTASDILDNIPSVTVDIDGNVALRGSQNVRILIDGKPSGLAGISSTEALRQLQGNMIERIEVVTNPSARYDAEGLSGIINIVLKKEKRKGLNGSFDVNTGVPHNHGAAVNMNFRRKKINLFATTGFRYRRRPGYNNDYQIFTLPDTSYITDRKRDFNRGGYSGNLRFGADWYLNDKNVITTSFLYRYGKDDNHTITRYRDMTINEDLIQLILRTDDELETEQTLEYALNYKKTFDQEGRTWTIDVQYQQNTETEGSDFQEGEGDDQDNFFENAPMLFQRSNNSESENRLLIQSDYIHPIGKAGKFEIGTRNTLRNIQNNYLVEQDPDGLGNWESLLALSNDFSYQENIFAAYAIYGNKLKRFSYQFGLRTELSDIVTELKDTEEVNARTYANLFPSGFLNYEFGGMNTVQLSYSRRLRRPGFWELNPFLTFSDARNIFAGNPNLDPEFTHSTEVSHMKYWDNFNISSALYWRHTQGVISRLIETDQNGISSYRPYNLDTRDAFGVEFTYSGDLTKWWKLNGSFNFYRSITRGGDIDPAFQNDSTTLSIENEDLFADTYSWTTRLNSRFVVSKQVQIQLTGNYRAPEETTQGRQKARYFVDLGASAEILKNKATLTLSVRDVFNTRGYYYVRQTDLIQSEGVYRRAGSQFQLAFNYRLNQKKKRGRPSGGYQGGGGDMGGF
- a CDS encoding Gfo/Idh/MocA family oxidoreductase; the protein is MQKNESGRRGFLRKLGISAVGIASTGKALASERPTSFQLMKRTRPQAPQDTIRIGLIGAGIMGRENTKTALKHEGIELVAVCDLYEGRRSEAQEMWGDHLFLTDDHTELLKRKDVDAVIIATPDHWHKQISIDALQAGKHVYCEKPMVHSVAEGQELIDAWKKSGMIFQVGSQGMSSLGNEMARQLLADGAIGTLNYAEGFWARHSPWGAWQYNIPEDASTDTVNWDRFVSNTQDRPFDAMRFFRWRNYTDYGTGMSGDLFVHLFSSLHFITQSKGPNQICAMGGLRYWQDGREVPDVMLGTFQYPETDQHPGFNLSLRCNFVDGTSGSTYLKLVGSKGSMDVKWEEVVLKRNQAFHSNDPFMEAQKAESDASNPDRKRMLPPEEIVYRAEKGYLGAHYDHFGNFFHAIRTGGSVEEDPVFGFRAAAPALLCNDSYHQNTFINWDPDKMAIVPREK
- a CDS encoding DUF1080 domain-containing protein, yielding MKFIQLYLVAACALSLTLNACTTPPQQSQQTEASDVPEWITLFDGTSLEGWRGFNQDTLPANWIIEDGTLKALGTGGDIGGDIVYGAQEFEHFDLKLEWKISEGGNSGIFYHIHEGENYRAPYENAPEYQVLDDIGFPQPLEDWQKVGADYAMYPADTTTKQVKPAGEWNTARIRYTVDKVTYWLNDAIVVEFEPGSEDWTQRRNSGKWDQYPDYAKYPKGLIGFQDHGDEVWYRNIQIMPL
- a CDS encoding GNAT family N-acetyltransferase, translated to MIRIRPANEFDCAEISQMIRLSAEESLYPAFGDGGIQAFEQGISPAAIRICLLEGYAYYVAQQFDEIVGVVAVRDRTHLFHLFVHPKVQGNGLGARLMEYAFDEVGTNYSFRSVTVNSSTGAISFYRKNGFLPDGDMQIKQGVPYLPMVRHAQPPASIH